The following are encoded in a window of Platichthys flesus chromosome 11, fPlaFle2.1, whole genome shotgun sequence genomic DNA:
- the LOC133964794 gene encoding phospholemman-like isoform X1 translates to MSKICALVLMTLVSLVSAEEEKPEDDPFTFDYHRLRVGGLILAAVLCLIGITILFSGHCRCKFNQDKRRRTGSNAQQMLTDQGSRSCEC, encoded by the exons ATGTCAAAGATCTGTGCTTTGGTGTTGATGACAc TCGTGTCCCTGGTGTcggcagaagaagagaagc CGGAAGACGATCCATTTACTTTTG acTACCACAGACTGCGTGTTGGAGGGCTGATTCTAGCTGCCGTCCTCTGTCTCATTGGCATCACCATCCTGTTCA GTGGCCACTGCAGATGCAAGTTCAACCAGGACAAGAG gaggaggacaggaagcaATGCTCAGCAGATGCTCACTGACCAAGGTA GTCGTTCCTGCGAATGCTAG
- the LOC133964794 gene encoding phospholemman-like isoform X2: MSKICALVLMTLVSLVSAEEEKPEDDPFTFDYHRLRVGGLILAAVLCLIGITILFSGHCRCKFNQDKRRRTGSNAQQMLTDQGRSCEC; encoded by the exons ATGTCAAAGATCTGTGCTTTGGTGTTGATGACAc TCGTGTCCCTGGTGTcggcagaagaagagaagc CGGAAGACGATCCATTTACTTTTG acTACCACAGACTGCGTGTTGGAGGGCTGATTCTAGCTGCCGTCCTCTGTCTCATTGGCATCACCATCCTGTTCA GTGGCCACTGCAGATGCAAGTTCAACCAGGACAAGAG gaggaggacaggaagcaATGCTCAGCAGATGCTCACTGACCAAG GTCGTTCCTGCGAATGCTAG